In Helianthus annuus cultivar XRQ/B chromosome 8, HanXRQr2.0-SUNRISE, whole genome shotgun sequence, a single genomic region encodes these proteins:
- the LOC110873822 gene encoding myb-related protein 306, with the protein MGRPPCCDKVGVKKGPWTPEEDIIIVSYIQEHGPGNWRSIPTNTGLLRCSKSCRLRWTNYLRPGIKRGNFTDQEEKMIIHLQALLGNRWAAIASYLPQRTDNDIKNYWNTHLKKKLGKIQNSSSEEENHHCSKRLNSSLLPSENAISRGKWERRLQTDIHMAKQALCEALSLDNKSINMPESSSSTNFHSQIFHQQSMLPPPHINHTTSTYTSSAENIARLLPNWIKKPQKPSHKPTNSFKEQFPSPSSEDLENSLLFGFNNSNYSSNSEVSQSVSTETTSLLHDDSKLNIESVQLPPIGYLEKWLLDDATGQEPKEIFMNLSLEGTDGLF; encoded by the exons ATGGGAAGACCACCTTGTTGTGACAAAGTAGGAGTTAAGAAAGGTCCATGGACTCCAGAAGAAGATATAATCATTGTATCTTATATTCAAGAGCATGGTCCTGGTAATTGGAGATCTATTCCAACCAATACTG GTCTGTTAAGATGTAGTAAGAGTTGCAGACTCCGATGGACGAATTATCTCCGGCCAGGTATCAAACGCGGTAACTTCACCGATCAAGAAGAGAAGATGATCATCCATCTACAAGCCCTTCTTGGCAATAG atgggcAGCAATAGCTTCTTATCTACCACAAAGAACAGATAACGATATCAAGAATTACTGGAACACCCATCTGAAAAAGAAGCTTGGCAAGATCCAAAACAGCTCATCTGAGGAAGAAAATCATCATTGTTCAAAGAGGTTAAACTCATCATTATTACCCTCAGAAAATGCCATATCTAGAGGTAAATGGGAGAGAAGGCTCCAAACTGATATCCACATGGCAAAACAAGCTCTTTGTGAAGCTTTATCTCTTGACAATAAGTCCATCAATATGCCTGAATCATCCTCATCCACAAACTTTCATTCCCAAATATTCCACCAACAATCTATGCTACCACCACCACATATTAATCACACTACAAGTACTTATACATCCAGTGCCGAAAACATTGCCCGGTTGCTGCCAAACTGGATAAAGAAGCCCCAAAAACCTTCGCATAAACCTACAAACTCTTTTAAAGAACAGTTTCCAAGTCCTTCAAGTGAAGACCTTGAAAATTCACTGCTGTTTGGGTTCAACAACTCAAACTACAGCAGTAATTCTGAGGTTTCGCAATCCGTTTCAACTGAAACTACAAGTTTACTCCATGATGATAGCAAACTGAATATAGAAAGTGTTCAATTACCACCTATTGGCTATCTAGAGAAATGGCTTTTGGATGATGCTACTGGTCAAGAACCCAAGGAGATCTTTATGAACCTTTCTTTAGAAGGAACTGATGGCCTGTTTTAA
- the LOC110870661 gene encoding N66 matrix protein-like, producing the protein MSMVTTSKPATITEAIDLSVALTEEAISANKKKDVNPPAEVKSVVENKGKGYMGTLPKCDVCQYHHAGQCRVRKCESCGKVGHSKETCWAGIGRGGQRGYGNGNNNRGGNGYGNRPQGGNGGNGNRGNFGNQAGSGNRGANNNQGGNGNGNGRGLGCFNCGDVGHFKRE; encoded by the exons ATGAGTATGGTGACAACGTCGAAGCCTGCtacgatcaccgaggctattgATCTGAGTGTAGCACTAACCGAAGAGGCAATCAG TGCTAACAAGAAGAAAGATGTGAACCCACCAGCTGAGGTCAAGAGTGTTGTTGAAAACAAAGGAAAAGGGtatatgggcactctgcccaaatgTGATGTGTGCCAGTACCATCATGCCGGCCAATGCAGAGTTAGGAAGTGTGAGTCTTGTGGGAAGGTTGGCCATTCGAAGGAGACATGCTGGGCTGGTATTGGCCGTGGTGGTCAGAGAGGTTATGGCAATGGAaacaataaccgtggtggtaatgggtaTGGAAACCGCCctcaaggaggaaatggcggtaATGGTAATCGTGGTAATTTTGGAAATCAAGCTGGTAGTGGAAACCGTGGAGCAAACAACAACCAAGGTGGTAATGGAAATGGTAATGGTCGAGGACTAggttgttttaattgtggagatgtGGGGCACTTCAAGAGAGAATGA